CGCTGGAGAGCGCCTCTCCCATGCGGGCCTCGAGCGCATGCGCCTCATCCGCGGCCAGCGTCCGCGTCTCCAGCGCCGCGCGGTACAGCCGGGCCGCGCGATCGAAGGCCAGCACCTCGTGAGCCCGCGTGGCGGCCTGGACGGCGTAGCGCGCGGACTTCGGCAGCTCTCCCGCCTCGCGGAAGTGGAAGACGAGCTGCTCCAGCTCCGCGCGCCCGGACTCCTCCAGGGCCAGCGCGAGGCCCCGGTGGTGTCCCCGGCGCACCTGGGGCGCGAGTTGCGTGACGACCACCTCGCGGATGCGATCGTGGTAGGGCAGCAGCTCCTCGCGGCCCTCCACGCGCCGGACTCGCAGGAGCTGTCCCGCTCGGAGCAGGGCCAGGGCCTGGAGCTCCTCCTCTCCGCCCGGCGCCCCCGAGGCGGCGCGCGAGGCGCTCGTGCGTGCCAGGGGCTGGCCCGCCACGGAGATCACCTCCAGCAGCCGCCGCGCGGGCTCGGGCAACCGCTGCAGCCGGGCCTGGATGACGGCCTCCAGGCCCATCGGCATGTCACCGGGGCCGGCGCTCTCTCCAGCACGGGGGCTCGGCGCAGAGGACTCCTCGATGTACCGGGCCAGCTCCGTGAGGAAGAACGGACTGCCGCGCCCCTCCGAGGCCAGCGCTGGCGTCGTGGGCAGTGCCTGCGCGCCCGTGCCGAGCAGCGCTTGCATCAGCGCCTCCGACTCGGTCGCCTCCAGCTCGCCCACCTCCACGTCGTGCAGGGCGAGCGAGGTGTAGGGCTCCTCGCGCAGCGCCCGGAGGAGTGTCGACAGGGCCGGGCTCGTCTCCGCCTCGTCCTGACGGTAGGAGGCGAGCAGCAGCAGGGCCGGCGCGGATGGAGGGCGCAGCACCTCCAGGAGCAGGGCCACGCTGTCGAGGTCTCCCCACTGGAGATCATCGATGAAGAGCACCAGCGTCCCACGGCCCGCCAGGCCCACGAGCAGCTCTCGCAGCGCCAAGGCGCCGCGCCGGCGGAGCTGGGCCGGCTCTCCCGTCTCGAGCCGGCCCGGCACCGGCGCTCCGGGCAGCTGCCCGAGCACGGGAAAGAGCCTCGCCAGCGCGCCGAGCTCCGGCGGGAGCAGCGCCTTCAGCTCCTCGCGAGGCAGCCGCCGCAGGTACCGGCAGAGCGCGTCGACGAGGCTGTCGAGCATCTTGTAGGGCACGGACTCCTGCTCGAAGCAGCGGCCGGAGAGCACCACCCGCTCCGGCTCCGAGCCCCGCGCCTGCAAATCCTCGAGGAAGCGGTTGGCCAGCGCGCTCTTGCCCATGCCCGAGGGGCCGTGGAGGAGCGCGATCGCCGTGCGGCCCTCCCGCGAGTCCGTGAGCGCCTGCTCGAGCCTCTGGAGATGAACGGAGCGCCCGACGAAGGCCGCGCCGTGAGACGCGGGCCGCTCTCCCAGGCGAGGCCGGGCATCGGAGCGCGCCAGCCGCTCCAGCACCTCGGCTCCCGAGGGACGCTGCTCGGGAGCGGGCGCGAGCAGGTCCAGGCAGAGCGTCTCGAGATCCTCCGGCACTCCCTGGGAGAAGGTGCTCGGCGGCGGAGGCGGCGCGTTGGCCGGAGCCTTGATGGTGGGCGGGCGGCCCGTCAGCGCCTCGTAGAGCATCACCCCGACGGAGTACCAGTCCGCCGCGGGCCCGATGGGCTGGGCCGCGGCCTGCTCGGGAGACATGTAGCGAGGAGTCCCGGCGCCCTTCGCCTCCTGGAGCGCCGCCGCCATGTCCGTCACCAGGCCGAAGTCCAGCAGCACCACCCGTCCACCGTCCGCGACCATCACGTTGGAGGGCTTGATGTCCCGGTGCAGCTTCCCCGCGCCGTGCAGGAAGCCGAGCCCCTCGGCGAGTTGCCGGAGCGCATCCCGCAGGCGCTCCTCGTCGAACGGGCGCTCCGAGCCCGCCGGAGTCCGCACGGCGTCCAGGAAGGAGCGGCCCCGGATCAGCCCCATCGTGAGGAACCACTGCTCCCCGTCCGAGTGCAGCTCGTAGAACTGCACGAGGTTGGGGTGGGCCACCCCCGTGAGCGTGCGGAACTCCTGCTTGAAGAGCAGGAGCGCGCTCGGATCCCTCCGGCGCATGAGCTTGAGCGCCACCACCGCGTTGCGCTCGCGATCGTGCGCCTCGAACACCGCCCCGAAGGCCCCGGCGCCGAGCTGACGCTGGAGCACGAAGCGCTCGGAGCTCCAGCCTCGGACGAGCTCGGCCTTGCCGGACACCGCGGTGTCCGAGGTGAGCCCGCTCACCGGTGCGTCGGATACGTGCGCCAGCTCGCGAAGGAATGCGAGCGTCGAAGAACCTTCCCTGGAGACATCCTGGTCGCTCACGCCCGCAGCGTACTCCTTGCGCATGACGGACGCAGGACGCGGCGCGGCGCGGGCCTCGCTACTGGAGGCCCACACACCCACGGATTAGCGTCAGCGCAACTTTCTCCAGGAGCTGAACGCCACTGTCGAGGCTCAGCGGTTGATGACGAAGCCGCAGGCCGAGTCGAGCACCACCTTCGCCCCGGAGAGCGCCTTCAGCAGACGCTCGTAGTGCGTGCGCTCCGCGTCCAGCTGCTCCTCGAGCGCCTCGGCCTTCAGCCCCTGGTGCCCCAAGGACAGCCGCATCCGCTCCAGCGCGGCGTCGCGCTCGGCCTCGATGGCCTTGCGCGCCTTCGCCGCCAGCCTGCCCAGCTCCGCCTCGGCGGCCTTCTGGCCCACCGGCACCGCCGTGTCCACGAAGGCGCCGATGTTCGGGAACGCCCGCGACACCTCGTCCCCCTTGAGCGCGCGCCCGTCCGCCTCCAGCACCGGCAGCAGGCTCGCGTCCGCCTTGGCCCCGCCCGGCGCCTCCGCCACCGCCACGTGCAGCAGCGTCCGCTCCAGGAAGCGCGCGAGCTGACGGCTCGGCACCCGGGCGCCCGGCGAGGTGTCCTCCGGCTCGGGCAGCTGCACGTGGTAGAGCAGCTCCAGCCCTCGCGCCTTCAGCGGCCCGCGCTTCTCCAGGAAGCGGAACCCGCTGCGCCCGTACGGCCCGTCCCGCAGGAAGCCGAACAGCGCCTCCACCAGCGAGTGCCCCGTGGCGAAGTACTCCAGCTCCTCGGCCTCCACCGCCGTGTCGCGCCAGAAGGTGCCCAGCACCGTCCGGTCCTCCATCACGTCCAGCCCCGGCAGCCCCTCCACGTTCAGCGCGTGGCCGAAGTGGAAGGCGCACTGGAAAGCCTCCACCTCCTCGTCCGTGTCCACCCGGATGCCCACCCGCTTGGCCAGCTCGGTGACGGTCTCCTCCAGCCGCTCGTCCAAGTCCCTCGCCACGCCCCAGAGCCCGTCCTCCAGCGGCTGAGCCTCGTCCTCCTCCTCCTCGTCCTCCTCGATGCCCATGCGCGCCTGCGCGCGCTTCACCAGCCGCTCCACCGCCGGCTTGTCGAAGGAGCGCAAGTCCAACAGCGGGTCATACGCGCGCTTCACCTGCGCCCGCGCCGCCTCCACCTTCGCCTTCAGCTCCGCCGCGTACGCCACGCGCGCCTCGCGCGGCAGCAGCGCCAGCTCCGCCAGCCGGTCCTCCACCTCCTCCAGCACCGCGTCCAGGCCGCCCACCGTCTCGCCGAACACGCCCACCGCGTCCGCCAGCAGCATCAGTACGTCCGAGGCCAGCGTCCCCGCCGGATCGAACACGTGGATCTCCACCGGCTTCGTCTGGCCGATGCGGTCCAGGCGGCCGATGCGCTGCTCCACCGTCGCGGGGCTCCATGGCAGGTCGTAGTGCACCAGGTGGTGCGCGAACTGGAAGTTGCGGCCCTCGCCGCCCACCTCCGTGCAGACCAGCACCAGCGGGCCCTCCGGGTCCCGGAAGCGCGCCACCTGCCTGTCACGCTCCACCAGCGGCAGGTCTCCATGGTAGCCGAGCGCCTCGATGCCCTCGCGCCCCAGCTCCGTCTGCAGCGCCTCCAGCGTGTCGCGGCTCTCGGTGAAGACGAGCACCTTGGCCGCCGCCTCCGAGGCCCAGATGCCGCGCAGCACGCCGAGGAACGCCACCAGCTTCGCATCCCTCGCCGGCAGCTTCAGGTCCGCCGCCTTGAGCGCCGGGTTGGCCTTCACCGCGCCCGTGAACGCCGCGGCGCTGGACTCCAGCCGGCGCAGCACGTTGGCCAGGGGCGCGCCGCGCAAGCTCGACGCCGCCAGCGCCGCCAGCGCCGCGTCACGCGTCTTCAGCTCCTCGGCCGTGGGCTTCACCGCGTGGCGGTGCAGCCGCCGCGTGGAGAAGCCGCCCACCACCGCGCGCCGGTTGCGCACCAGCCGATCCGACAGGCTGTACGTCTCCGCCAGGTGCTCCAGCAGCGCCTCCTTCTCCTTGAGCGCCTGGAGCTTCGCGTCCTCCGGGAAGCGCCTGGCCAGCGCCTTCACCGCCTTGGCCGGCTCGTTGCCCTCCAGCAGCGCGCGCACCGCGCTGGACAGCTCCTCCTGCCGCGCCAGCCGCTGCTCGAAGCCCTTCACCGTGGGCGCCGTCGCCGCGTCGATGAGCGTGAGCAGCCCGTGGTACTCGGCAGGGTCCAGCTGCATGGGCGTGGCCGTGAGCAGCAGCAGGCCCCAGCTGTTGCCCGCCAGCGCCTCGGCCGCCTCGAAGGCCTTCTCGCCCTTCAGGTGGTGCGCCTCGTCGATGATGACCAGGTCCCAGAACGCGTCCTCCTCGGCCACCGCGCGCCGGTGCTCCTCGGTGCGCGAGAGCATCTCCAGGCTCGTCACCACCAGCGGGAAGCGCTCCCACGGGGACACGTCCGGCTGCTCCTTCAAGGACTGCGCGTAGCGGTCCGAGTCCATCAGCGTGAAGAGCTGGTTGAACTTGTGGAACAGCTCCACCAGCCACTGCACCGTGAGGTGGCTCGGCGCCACCACGAGCACGCGCCGCGCCAGCCCCGACAGCCGCAGGGCGCTGAACACCATGCCCGCTTCAATCGTCTTGCCCAGGCCCACCTCGTCCGCGAGCACGAAGCGCGGCCGGCGCGCCGACAGCACCCGCTGCACCACGCCCACCTGGTGCGGCTTCACCATCACCCGGCTGGCCAGCAGCGCCCCCAGCGCGTCGCAGCGCCGCTCGTCGTCCAGCACCAGCGCCTGCTTGCGCAGCATGAAGGCCTTGGCGTCCCCCACCCGGCCCTCGCGCAGCGTGGAGAGCAGATCCGAGCGCGGCGGCAGCGCGCGCACCTCGGACTCCGGCATCTCGTCCTCCTCCCCCGTGTCCGCGTAGCGGATGACGTAGCGCCGCAGGCCTCGAGCGCCGGGCTCCTCCCGCACCACCGTGGCCTGTCGCCCCTTGGTGGTGACGATGGGCTCGCCAGTCGGCAGCGCGTAGGACACCAGCGCGCCGCCCTTCGTGGACACCAGCACCGGCGCGTCCTCCCGAGCAGGGAAGAAGACGACCGCCTTGGCGCCTCCCTCCTCGAGCATGGCGAGATGCCCCACGCCCCACTCGGGCTGGGGGAGGTAGCGGACCTTGATTCCTTCGACGAGGGGCATAGGCACTCAGAAGAGGTGATCGGACAGAAAGGGGGCTCGCCTCTTAACGCTCCGCCTTCGCGAAGGCCATCCCGCAGCGCGGGGCCTCGTCAGAGCGAAGCCGCACGCCGTCCGCTCGCTCGACCCGACCTGTTGAGTCACCCCGCGAGCTCCGCGCCCGGCTCGCGCGCGCCAGCTCCCGCGCTCGCGATCAGCCGCCTCCGACCCGCTTCGCTCGCTCGCCTTCTCGCTTCCAAAACCCCGGCGCCATACCCCTGCGGGCTCATCGTCTCCCGGGCCTTCCAGTGAGACCCTGTTTTCGCGAGCCTGATGCAGACTGGGAAGTCAAGAAAACCTTGGTGAGATATTGCTTTGACCCGTGCGGGAGACGATCCCAAAACGTCCTGTTTTCTCAATTGTTGGAGCGAAACAGGGCGATTTCGAACGGCCCACATTCAACACACCCGGATATTTTTCTTACTTGTTGAATTGTTCTGTTCGAAACGGATATTCTTTTTATGGCTCGAAAATGACTCTTCCGGTGAAAGCCGGAAATGATGAACCTCTGGTAAGCTCAGATTAGTAGAGCAAACAGGGGACATAACAGAAAACCGGAGTGCCCTCTCACTCCGGTGATTCGCAAGGAGGGGCCACCATGCGTGAGACGACCGAGACACTGGCAACGAAGTTCGAGACCACCCATCGGGTGGGGTTGCCGGGCGTCGGACTCCTGCTCGCCGCTCTTGCCGCCTTTGCTTCCGCCTGTGGTCCCCAGGACGAGGCGGGCACCCCGGACGAGCTGAGCATCCAGGCGCAGGCCATCGATGACGATGACGACAGCGATGACCGCCGCCGTCCCCCCCGTCGTCGGGCGGCAACGCGGTGGGCATCTCGCTCCTGGTGGAGGACGGCACGGCCACCCCGCTGCGCCTGAAGGCCGGCCAGGCCTTCTTCATCAACCAGATCGATCTGCGCGCGACGGCCACCTCCACTCACGACGAGGGCGTGCGTGGGCTGGACCGGACGGGCGACTTCAGCGGCCTGGGCTGGGGCGGCCTGCGCCTGGCCGAGGAGTCCTTCGAGCTGCTGGCCGGGCCGGACGGCTACAAGCGCCGCCGCTTCTACCGGGACGCCGCGTGGATGGACGTGCCCAGCTACTTCATGGTGGAGCAGGTGGACGCCCGCGGCCACCTCGTTGCCCTGCCCATCATCCTGAACGCGGGCTCCAACGATAAGCGCCGCGAGGACGACGACTTCTTCGTCCGCCGCTTCCGCGCCATCCAGTGGACGTACGGCTGCGTGAGCGAGTCGAGCTGCGTCGGCGCCAGCAACTTCCTGCAGGAGGCGCTGGTGGAGCTGCGCAACGCGCGCACCCCCTGCAAGAGCAAGAACTTCACCCTCCACCCGAGCACCAAGGCGCTGCGCCTGCGCTGGTCCCTGCGCCCGGTGGCCCCCTACACCATCCCCGTGGAGCAGGTGGCCCAGCCGGCCTACGCCTACGGCTTCGACATCGACGTGAACGCCATCACGCCTCCGCGTGCGGATGGCACCTACGCGCCGGGTACGTCCATCCAGTTCCGCCTCACCCTGAAGGACGGCGCCGGCCGCCGCCTGCACCCCCAGGGCTCGCTTCCCACGTATAATGAGGTCATCTCCGGCTCCGTCGAGTCGGGCATCCAGTACTACCAGGCGTTCTTCGATCCGACGGCGACCTACTACCGGCGCAAGCACCGCGAGCGCATGCTGATGACGCAGATCATCGGACCGGCTCAGCTCATCAAGCCCATCCGCTCCATCATCGACATGGAGGGGTTCCTGGGCCCCAACGACGTGCAGACGCTGGGCACGTTCGAGCGCGACGGGGTGTTCTCCCAGTTCCAGACCTTCCCCCCCGGCAACGATCTGTTCGGCGGCGCGTTCGATCCGGCCCACCTGGGCTGGGCCGCTCCGGTGAGCGACGCGTGGACCTATGACATCCCCGCCAACGCCGTGCCGGGCACCTATCTGGTCACCGTCAAGGGCCGCCGCACCTTCATGGGCGAGGACCTGCCGGCCAGCAAGACCATCGAGATCCAGGTCGGCACCCGGCAGCGCACCACCGCGCCGCTGACCACCGGCCCCTGCAACAGCTGCCACAGCCAGGGCGGCGAGCTGAGCGCCGTGCTCCACGGCAACGACAACCGCGCCGCCTGCTCCGGCTGCCACACGCCGCTGGGCTTCGAGCTCGAGGGTCCCATCTTCGTGCGCGTGCACTTCATCCACTCGCGCTCGGACCGCTTCGACGCCGAGCTCGCCCAGTGCAGCAAGTGCCACCTGAGCAAGGAGAGCATCCAGCGCACCAGCAAGGCTGCATGTTTCTCCTGCCACAAGACCTGGTCCCGGCAGCACGA
The nucleotide sequence above comes from Hyalangium gracile. Encoded proteins:
- a CDS encoding serine/threonine-protein kinase, with protein sequence MSDQDVSREGSSTLAFLRELAHVSDAPVSGLTSDTAVSGKAELVRGWSSERFVLQRQLGAGAFGAVFEAHDRERNAVVALKLMRRRDPSALLLFKQEFRTLTGVAHPNLVQFYELHSDGEQWFLTMGLIRGRSFLDAVRTPAGSERPFDEERLRDALRQLAEGLGFLHGAGKLHRDIKPSNVMVADGGRVVLLDFGLVTDMAAALQEAKGAGTPRYMSPEQAAAQPIGPAADWYSVGVMLYEALTGRPPTIKAPANAPPPPPSTFSQGVPEDLETLCLDLLAPAPEQRPSGAEVLERLARSDARPRLGERPASHGAAFVGRSVHLQRLEQALTDSREGRTAIALLHGPSGMGKSALANRFLEDLQARGSEPERVVLSGRCFEQESVPYKMLDSLVDALCRYLRRLPREELKALLPPELGALARLFPVLGQLPGAPVPGRLETGEPAQLRRRGALALRELLVGLAGRGTLVLFIDDLQWGDLDSVALLLEVLRPPSAPALLLLASYRQDEAETSPALSTLLRALREEPYTSLALHDVEVGELEATESEALMQALLGTGAQALPTTPALASEGRGSPFFLTELARYIEESSAPSPRAGESAGPGDMPMGLEAVIQARLQRLPEPARRLLEVISVAGQPLARTSASRAASGAPGGEEELQALALLRAGQLLRVRRVEGREELLPYHDRIREVVVTQLAPQVRRGHHRGLALALEESGRAELEQLVFHFREAGELPKSARYAVQAATRAHEVLAFDRAARLYRAALETRTLAADEAHALEARMGEALSSAGRPREAAKVHLQVAEASAPAQALAHRRQAMEQLLLGGYTEEGLEVLSRVLREAGLSQPSTSVGALLSLAVRKLRLRRRGFDFQLRPATALPEETLRLIDTTWAAALGLTITNPLRSADFQTRNMLLALEAGEPYRLSRALSLHAIIQALRGGRDTGETEHLLRRARELAEHEGHPHALGMALLSMGISTMTRGDYRKAEPLLREATSVLQERCAGVPWELDFARTQWAISLWHMGEFPRMAALVKSLLEEARERGNLHCETMVRVTTDYLVHLVADEPERARETLRTAMKGWTQRGYHIQHYRDSAAQLRLALYLGESQRALSITRARRFLLLRSGLMAVPALRIETGYWDALVELEAAPGGDTRVLRKVLRAARALEREQVSWAAAPLGTMLRASVAWRQGNDAEALRYLSVAEEAARAHGMALAMTSIQRRRGELLGGDEGRALIRQSEEWMARQAVRAPERLSTIVMPSMSRP
- a CDS encoding helicase-related protein gives rise to the protein MPLVEGIKVRYLPQPEWGVGHLAMLEEGGAKAVVFFPAREDAPVLVSTKGGALVSYALPTGEPIVTTKGRQATVVREEPGARGLRRYVIRYADTGEEDEMPESEVRALPPRSDLLSTLREGRVGDAKAFMLRKQALVLDDERRCDALGALLASRVMVKPHQVGVVQRVLSARRPRFVLADEVGLGKTIEAGMVFSALRLSGLARRVLVVAPSHLTVQWLVELFHKFNQLFTLMDSDRYAQSLKEQPDVSPWERFPLVVTSLEMLSRTEEHRRAVAEEDAFWDLVIIDEAHHLKGEKAFEAAEALAGNSWGLLLLTATPMQLDPAEYHGLLTLIDAATAPTVKGFEQRLARQEELSSAVRALLEGNEPAKAVKALARRFPEDAKLQALKEKEALLEHLAETYSLSDRLVRNRRAVVGGFSTRRLHRHAVKPTAEELKTRDAALAALAASSLRGAPLANVLRRLESSAAAFTGAVKANPALKAADLKLPARDAKLVAFLGVLRGIWASEAAAKVLVFTESRDTLEALQTELGREGIEALGYHGDLPLVERDRQVARFRDPEGPLVLVCTEVGGEGRNFQFAHHLVHYDLPWSPATVEQRIGRLDRIGQTKPVEIHVFDPAGTLASDVLMLLADAVGVFGETVGGLDAVLEEVEDRLAELALLPREARVAYAAELKAKVEAARAQVKRAYDPLLDLRSFDKPAVERLVKRAQARMGIEEDEEEEDEAQPLEDGLWGVARDLDERLEETVTELAKRVGIRVDTDEEVEAFQCAFHFGHALNVEGLPGLDVMEDRTVLGTFWRDTAVEAEELEYFATGHSLVEALFGFLRDGPYGRSGFRFLEKRGPLKARGLELLYHVQLPEPEDTSPGARVPSRQLARFLERTLLHVAVAEAPGGAKADASLLPVLEADGRALKGDEVSRAFPNIGAFVDTAVPVGQKAAEAELGRLAAKARKAIEAERDAALERMRLSLGHQGLKAEALEEQLDAERTHYERLLKALSGAKVVLDSACGFVINR
- a CDS encoding cytochrome c3 family protein, coding for MGISLLVEDGTATPLRLKAGQAFFINQIDLRATATSTHDEGVRGLDRTGDFSGLGWGGLRLAEESFELLAGPDGYKRRRFYRDAAWMDVPSYFMVEQVDARGHLVALPIILNAGSNDKRREDDDFFVRRFRAIQWTYGCVSESSCVGASNFLQEALVELRNARTPCKSKNFTLHPSTKALRLRWSLRPVAPYTIPVEQVAQPAYAYGFDIDVNAITPPRADGTYAPGTSIQFRLTLKDGAGRRLHPQGSLPTYNEVISGSVESGIQYYQAFFDPTATYYRRKHRERMLMTQIIGPAQLIKPIRSIIDMEGFLGPNDVQTLGTFERDGVFSQFQTFPPGNDLFGGAFDPAHLGWAAPVSDAWTYDIPANAVPGTYLVTVKGRRTFMGEDLPASKTIEIQVGTRQRTTAPLTTGPCNSCHSQGGELSAVLHGNDNRAACSGCHTPLGFELEGPIFVRVHFIHSRSDRFDAELAQCSKCHLSKESIQRTSKAACFSCHKTWSRQHEAQFGPIKNMYVGGGRESFQQCTSTCHTTHPKSGL